Genomic segment of Caproiciproducens sp. NJN-50:
TTCTGTGCGACGTGTCCTTTGAAATCACCTGGCGTTTCGGCGTCGTGTCGGCGGTCTTGACAATATTTCCGTTGCTGTCCAAAATCCGGTCGACCACATGGGGCCTCACCAGATACCCGCCGTTCGCCACTGCGGCGCAGGCGGTGATCATCTGAATCGGAGTAATGGTAAAGCTCTGGCCGAATGCGGAAGTCGCAAGCTCGACCGGCTTGAGCTGGCTGGCCGTATAATAGAGGCTGCGGGACTCACCCGGCAGGTCAATGCCGGTTTTAGAGGTAAAACCGAACGCGTTGAAATATTTGAAAAACAGATCGGGGCCGAGCATTTGTCCGACCTGCATGAACACGACGTTGCTCGATTTGCAGATGCCCTGCGCAAAGGTCAGATGTCCGAATCCCCCGCGCCTCCAGTCGTGGATGACTCTGTCTCCGATCGTTAAAGACCCGGGGCAATTGAAAGGCGTATTTTCAGAAACCAGATTTTCCTCCATGGCCGACGCGCCTGTAATCATTTTGAATACGGAACCGGGCTGGTAGGTGTCGCTGACGCACTTGTTGCGCCACTGGGCCTGCTGGGCATCCTTGAGCGCCTTCGTTTTATCCGCCCCGTCCGGCATCTTGGCAATGACGTCCGCCTGAGTTTTGTCCGCTATGGTGAACGGGTCGTTCGGGTCGAAGTCCCCCTTGACCGCCATGGCGATGATGCCGCCTGTCTTGACATTCATGATAATGGCGCAGCCGCGGTTCTGTACCTTGTTGTCGACAAGGCCTTCCTGCAGGTTCTTTTCCAGGATGTGCTGTACCACCTCATCAATGGTCAGAACAAGGCTGTGGCCGTCCTGAGCGGGAACCTCCTGTTCATAGTCGTACTGCATGTCGGTGCCGATCGCATTTTTTGCCGTAACCAGCTTGCCGGATACGCCGGTCAGTTCGCTGTCGTACTCCGCCTCCACGCCGGACAGGCCCTGGCTGTCCGTGCCCGTAAAGCCGAGCACCGTGGACGCCAGCGTGCCGTAGGGATAATATCGTTTATAATCCTCGATCAGCCGGACTCCGTTCGTGATGCCATTTTTGTCCTTGAACGCGACGATCTGATCCTTGACGTCCGATTCCACCTTGCGCTTAATGACATCGTAGTAGGTCCTCTTTTTGCTGTGTTCCAGAATGACATTTTTATCCATATTGAGGATTTTGGCAAGCCCGGCTGCAATCAGGTCCCGGTTTTTGTCGGTGATATAGGCGGGTTCCAGAACAACCTGCCAGACCGTCGCACTCTGCGCCAGGACTTTCATGTTTTGGTCATAGATCGTCCCGCGCTGAGCGGTCAGAACCGTATCCTTGACCTGGTTGTCGACAGCGCGCATCTTGAGCGTTTCGCCCTCGACAATCTGCAGCCGGACCAGGTTGAAAACAACGGCTCCGAACCCGGCCAGGATCATCATCAACAGAACAAAGACCGTCCTGTGCCACATTCTTATGGTTGTTCCCTTTGCCATGCCTTGTTCCTCCAGTTGCCTGAAAAAAGAATCCGAATCCAAAAATGAGAGTCAAGAACTTTTTCTCAACTCTCCTTTTATCAAACGGCGGAAGGCCTCACAGACGCCCGAACACGCTATTAATACTTATTGAACAGCCGCCTTCTTTATGACAGAAAGCGGCGCACGGAGTTGAGCAGCCGGGAAAACCAACCGTCGTTTTTGACCGGCAGCAGAATCTGCGTCTTGTCCCCGCTGGAAAGCGCTATGTTTTTCACTTGCTTCTGGTTGATTTTTTCCATGCCGAGCTTGTCCGCCGCATAGTTTTCCACAGCCTCAAGAGAGGTCTGCGCTTCCGATTTCATATTCATCTGCGTGTATACGCTCTGGTCTTCAGACAGCTGCTTTGTGACGGTTCCAAGGGAATCCGAAAGTTCGGCCAGCTGAACCTGGCCGTAAATGTAAGTGCCGGCCATGCCCGCAACAATCAGAAAGGAAAGGACGGTGGAAAGCATCTTCCAGCGGCTGTATTTCGGCCGGCGATTCTCTTCCAGCCGTTCCCGCGGAAGCTCAATGACATTATTTTTCCGCGCCGGTTCCTGCTCCGCGCGGCGTTTTGGTTCAAACATCCCAAAATCGTAAGCTGTGCCGCTGTTTGCCATGATCAGTCCGCTCCTTCCGTTTCTTCAAGTTTTATGCAAACTCTCAGCCGCGCGCTGCGGCTCCTTGGATTCTCTTCCAGCTCCTGCTCCGACGGGGAGATGCCCTTCTTATAAAGCAGTTCCGCCCTCGGCTTTTTTCCGCAGACACACACCGGGAAATCCGGGGGGCAAGTGCACCCGGTGCACCAATCCGCCATTCTTTTCTTTACCATGCGGTCCTCCAGCGAGTGAAACGTGATCACTGCCAGACGGCCGCCCGGCTTCAGGATGGAGAACGCCGCGTCCAGCCCCTCCGAAAGCCTGTCCAGTTCCCCGTTCACCCTGATCCGCAGCGCCTGAAAGGTTTTGCGGGCCGGATGCCCCGGTTTCCGGCGCACCGCGGCCGGAACGGAATTTTTGACAATGTCCGCGAGCTGCAGCGTCGTCTCGACCGGGGCCTCTTCTCTCGCCTTCACGATGCCGGCGGCAATTCTCCGGGCGTTGCTTTCCTCCCCGTATTTGTACAGAATCTCTTCCAGTTCCCTCTCGGAAAGGGAGTTGACCAAATCCCGCGCGGAAACCCCTTCCCGGCTCATCCTCATATCCAGAGGAGCGTCGGAATGATAGGAAAATCCGCGCGCCGGGTCGTCAAGCTGAAAAGAAGAAACCCCGATATCGAGCAGGACCCCGTCCGCCGGGACCAGTCCGAACCTTCTGGCCGCCTTGTCCATCAGTGAAAAATTAGTGCGGTAAACCGTTGCGCAGGGGTAATCTTTCAGGCGCCCGCCCGCCGCCTTGACAGCGTCCGGGTCCTGATCGATCGCCAGCAGCTTTCCGGTCTTCAGGCGTTTTGCAATCGCAAGGGAATGGCCGCCGCCGCCCGCCGTGCCGTCAATATAGATCCCGTCCGGGCGGATATTCAGGCTTTCGATGGTTTCATCAAACAGGACCGGTTTATGATAAAATTCCATAGCCGCGCCTCTTTACAGTTCCAGAAGGTCCATCGCCTCGGCGATGTTATCCTGCGTTAAAGTCGAATTGAAGCTGACCCAGCGGTCGGTATCCCAAATTTCAGCACGGCTGGAGGCGCCGATAAAAGTGACGTCTTTTGCCAGCTGAGCGTAATCACGAAGCGCCTGGGGCAAAAGGACGCGCCCCTGGCGGTCAGGCTGCGCTTCCACGGCCCCGGAAAAGAAAAAACGCTGAAGGCCGCGCGCTTTGGAAATCGGCATGGCGCTGATTTTCTCCTGGAGCCGGTCCCACTCTTTCGGCGAAAGGACAAAAAGGCAGCCGTCAAGGCCTTTTGTGACATAGAAATTATCCCCCAGGTCCTCGCGGAATCTGGCCGGAACAATCACGCGCCCCTTCGGGTCTATTGTATGCTGGTACTCTCCGATCAACATAATAGACGGTCCTCTTTTAAGCAAAAAGCAGAAATGGAAACCACATTCTGCTACTTGCCCCCACCTTTCACCACTTTGTTTTGATTATATCCTACCCGTTACAAAAATGCAACCTATTTTTTTGCTTTATGTCAACCGCAGATAGATTTTATTCAAGCATTTTGTATTTTGAGCGCTGCGAATAAAAAAAACGCCACAAAATCTTGTGGCGTAAAATTTTTCCTTTTTTATAAATCTATTCCATTTTATCCTGTCCGGACCGCTGGGAAGCACGGATATTCTGCCTGGTCCGCCGGAGTTCCGCCAGGATCTGGGCCAGGCTGTCGTCGGTGCGCTTCATCAGGTCGTCGATATAGTCGTTGCTGGCCTTTCTCATTTCCCGGATCTTTGCCTGGGACTGCGCAGTGGTCTCGTTCGCCTTCTGCTGCGCCTGCCGGACGATCTCGTCCTGCGCGATCAAAGCCTTTGCGCGTTC
This window contains:
- a CDS encoding penicillin-binding transpeptidase domain-containing protein; its protein translation is MAKGTTIRMWHRTVFVLLMMILAGFGAVVFNLVRLQIVEGETLKMRAVDNQVKDTVLTAQRGTIYDQNMKVLAQSATVWQVVLEPAYITDKNRDLIAAGLAKILNMDKNVILEHSKKRTYYDVIKRKVESDVKDQIVAFKDKNGITNGVRLIEDYKRYYPYGTLASTVLGFTGTDSQGLSGVEAEYDSELTGVSGKLVTAKNAIGTDMQYDYEQEVPAQDGHSLVLTIDEVVQHILEKNLQEGLVDNKVQNRGCAIIMNVKTGGIIAMAVKGDFDPNDPFTIADKTQADVIAKMPDGADKTKALKDAQQAQWRNKCVSDTYQPGSVFKMITGASAMEENLVSENTPFNCPGSLTIGDRVIHDWRRGGFGHLTFAQGICKSSNVVFMQVGQMLGPDLFFKYFNAFGFTSKTGIDLPGESRSLYYTASQLKPVELATSAFGQSFTITPIQMITACAAVANGGYLVRPHVVDRILDSNGNIVKTADTTPKRQVISKDTSHRISMILQQDATDGTASSGYIPGYRIAGKTGTSEKQEIRTSKEYIASYCGFAPADDPQIAMLVFYDEPHGSSYYGSQVSGPVFLKTMTEVLPYLGVEPVYTDEEMKKLDAQAPNVTGLTIAEAKNKVFQAGLTSQFYGSGEKVVSQVPEPGKSIPKGGQVVLFTDQQSGKKTVVVPDLVGLTLAQANERAASAGINISVTGAALSGSTNAISKLQDISEGTKVPPGTVVTVSFIEPSQVE
- the rsmH gene encoding 16S rRNA (cytosine(1402)-N(4))-methyltransferase RsmH, producing the protein MEFYHKPVLFDETIESLNIRPDGIYIDGTAGGGGHSLAIAKRLKTGKLLAIDQDPDAVKAAGGRLKDYPCATVYRTNFSLMDKAARRFGLVPADGVLLDIGVSSFQLDDPARGFSYHSDAPLDMRMSREGVSARDLVNSLSERELEEILYKYGEESNARRIAAGIVKAREEAPVETTLQLADIVKNSVPAAVRRKPGHPARKTFQALRIRVNGELDRLSEGLDAAFSILKPGGRLAVITFHSLEDRMVKKRMADWCTGCTCPPDFPVCVCGKKPRAELLYKKGISPSEQELEENPRSRSARLRVCIKLEETEGAD
- the mraZ gene encoding division/cell wall cluster transcriptional repressor MraZ, with the protein product MLIGEYQHTIDPKGRVIVPARFREDLGDNFYVTKGLDGCLFVLSPKEWDRLQEKISAMPISKARGLQRFFFSGAVEAQPDRQGRVLLPQALRDYAQLAKDVTFIGASSRAEIWDTDRWVSFNSTLTQDNIAEAMDLLEL
- a CDS encoding ATPase, with the protein product MSVDDLINELYDMVDKAWSLPLSRGRAVLDGEEVKQVLDEIRENLPKEIHQAKAIVADRTQILDDARREAETVVHVAQERAKALIAQDEIVRQAQQKANETTAQSQAKIREMRKASNDYIDDLMKRTDDSLAQILAELRRTRQNIRASQRSGQDKME